From Sulfitobacter mediterraneus, a single genomic window includes:
- a CDS encoding FAD binding domain-containing protein, with amino-acid sequence MSYHNPTDLASALETLTRQGGKVVAGGTDVYPSARQGRRPAFFLDVTRIAGLSGISRTEVGYRFGAATTWTEILNADLPPAFDGLKSAAAEVGSIQIQNAGTIAGNLCNASPAADGVPPLLTLDAQVELTSAANGARVLPLAQFITGVRQTALAPDELLTAVLVPEPPQNATSSFEKLGSRRYLVISITMTACLICLDSNGRITEARIAVGACSPVAQRLPALEQALIGKAVHQAVVEADHLAPLSPIDDVRGSADYRLDVVAEQIRRAIAEAAA; translated from the coding sequence GTGAGCTATCACAATCCGACAGATCTGGCCTCGGCCCTTGAAACCCTCACCCGTCAGGGCGGTAAGGTCGTCGCGGGCGGCACCGATGTCTATCCCTCCGCGCGGCAGGGGCGGCGGCCAGCGTTCTTTCTTGATGTGACCCGCATTGCCGGGCTGTCCGGCATCAGCCGCACCGAGGTGGGTTATCGGTTTGGCGCGGCCACCACATGGACGGAAATCCTCAACGCCGATCTGCCCCCGGCCTTCGACGGGCTCAAATCCGCCGCAGCCGAGGTCGGCAGCATCCAGATCCAGAACGCCGGAACGATTGCCGGAAACCTTTGCAATGCCTCTCCTGCAGCGGATGGCGTTCCGCCGCTGTTGACCCTTGATGCGCAGGTCGAACTGACCAGCGCCGCCAATGGGGCGCGTGTTCTGCCCCTGGCACAGTTCATCACCGGCGTGCGCCAGACCGCACTGGCCCCGGACGAATTGCTCACTGCCGTCCTTGTGCCGGAGCCACCGCAGAACGCCACCTCCTCTTTTGAAAAGCTGGGCAGCCGCCGTTATCTGGTGATCTCCATCACCATGACCGCCTGCTTGATCTGCCTCGACTCCAATGGCCGGATCACCGAGGCCCGCATCGCCGTTGGGGCCTGTTCCCCCGTGGCCCAGCGATTGCCCGCCTTGGAACAGGCGCTGATCGGGAAAGCCGTGCATCAGGCCGTTGTCGAAGCTGACCACCTTGCCCCCCTCTCCCCCATCGACGACGTGCGCGGCAGCGCCGATTACCGCCTTGATGTGGTGGCCGAGCAGATCCGCCGTGCGATTGCAGAGGCGGCCGCGTGA